In Candidatus Thermoplasmatota archaeon, the genomic window ACTTAAAAATTTAAAAGGAAGGATATGCTCTCAGGGATAATTTTCCAACACCCTTCTGACATAATAGAAAAATATATTAGGACATATTTCCATAACTTTTTCTAATAAAAAGGAAAAAAGTGGAGTAGCGAACAAGATGAAAATAAACGAAAAAGAAGCGGTATCGCCAGTCATCGGCGTAATCTTGATGGTGGCGATAACAGTAGTTTTAGCTGCTATTGTATATCTCTGGGTGGTTGGATTTTTTGGGAGAGTAAAGACGGCGCCCCCGATGAGCGCTACGCTTAGCACATACGCATCTGGGCATCAAATAGAAATTAAGTCAGTACCAGTAGAAGGTGGCGGAGTGAGTCCGGCTGGTATACAATACGTTTTGAAAGACGCGGCTGGCAAACTCTTGGGTAATGGCACCCTTGCAGAGATCTATAGTAAGTATGGCGCGAGCGGCGTAATGTTTAGAGATGTATCCCAAGATGGTCTCGTATCAGGTGGGGATGTTATATGGATAAAAGATAACGCACACGGCGGTCTTGCAACACCTGGCTCGACGTTCCAGCTTGTTCATACACCGAGCGGTCAAGGTTGGTATCTAGTCAATCTGTAGAGTAGTTGCTCTTTCTACCATTAAAATACTTATTATTCTCAGTAGATATTGTGGCCTTTGAATGAGTGAAAGTATTTTCGGCGTACTTCAAAACAAGTTTTCAGACTAAGCTTAGTTCTCTTAAGTCAAGCTCTAAAATAAATTCTGCAAAAGCTTTTGTAACTACTGGTTTGTCTGAGTATTTAACTTCTATAAGCACAAGATGTTTGTCTTTCTTCAAAACGAAACTCACATTTTCAATTTTTATTTCGTACTCTTTTAGCAGAGCGTTCCTAAGCCCTTGATCAACAACCAAAAATTTCTTTCTTGATTTGCTCTTTGATGGTTTTTGCAAATTTAGGAATTTCTATACCGATCACGCGAGGAAACTGCAAGCTTTAGCTTTACAAAGGAAGCATAGCTTCCTTTTAAATAAAAGGAATGTTTTACATTCCTTTGTATTCTTTTAGTTTTTGAATGGAATTAGTTAGTTATAGCCATGGCAAGGGAGTGTATGTGTACCACTTAGAATGGGAGCTCTTTAGACTCGAGCCGAGATTTAGACTGCGCTATCCTAAGTGACATTTCTGGAGCTCTGGTAATTTTGGAAGAACAGTGAGTGATGTAGACCTAGATACAGCCAGAACATATGTGAAAGAACAAGCAAGCCAGTACTAACAACTTACATCGCCACGATTTAGCTAATGCTCACCGGAAACGCTGACCTTTAGGTCAGCGAGGATGTCATAGTACTTAACTTTTACTTTTAATTTTGTTTTTTCACAGTATCTAATATTCTCACACCAACTCTCTCGGCACTCTGTTAGGCTTATAGCTAGTTCTCCATTTTACTCCTTTCTTTTCTAATCTTTTAGCAACATGGGAATAGAGAATCAATTCTTCTATTTCCACACTCTCAGCTAGTTCCTGAGATATCTCACTAAATTTTAATTTCAGCTTGTCAAAATTCTCGGGCTTGGAAAAAGATATCATTACTGCAGGATGAAAAGAAACTTTTGTATTAAGTAAATTTTCAAGTGCTTTTAATTGTAGTGAGAAGAACTCAGGTCTAGCGCCCGTTAAATAAGAAAACTCTTGCTCGTTAGTACCTTTAAAGGAAACTCTTGCATGTAAATTTTTAAATTGCGCTAAACTTTGCGCGTAATTTTTGTCGTAGCCTATCAAAAGACCGTTGGTCTCTAAAATAAAAGAATATTCTGTTTTATCAATCAATCTTAACAGTTCTAAGAGATGCTCTCCACCAATAGTAGGTTCGCCGCCGCTCAAACGTATTTGGCTATATTTGCGCTTTTTTGCAATTGTATCTATTATAGAGAAAGCGCTGTCAGGAGAGTAAAATCTGCCTACAAGTTGAGGCTTCTCACGAGCAATATCACTAAACCAGCAGAATGCGCAATACAGATTGCAACCAATTACGTCGCCTGTAACAATACCGCCGTACCATCGTGCAGGTCTGAACCTGTAATATTTGCGCTCATTACCTTTAACAACTAATTTCTCTATTTTAGCGCTTAGCTTAATAGGGTCATACATTTATTTCAATAATTTCAGAAGAATAGCCTTCTGAGCATGCAATCTATTTTCAGCCTGCTCTAAAACAACAGAGTTCCTGCCATCAATAACATCATTAGTAATTTCATAACCTCTATGTGCAGGCAGGCAGTGCATTACAATACAATCTTTTTTAGCATGCGCTAATAGTTTTGAGTTCACCTGATAGGGCTGAAAAACTTTTTCGCGAAGCTCTCTTTCAGCTTCCATACCCATCGATACCCACGTATCTGTATAAACAATATCTGCGTTTTTTACAGCGTGCTGTGGTATTGTGGTAAGCTCTATTTTAGCAAAGAGCCTTTTTGCCTTTCTTAATATTTCTACGTTTGGCTCGTAGCCTTTGGGAGTTGCAATGCTCATTTCAATACCAACAAGTGCAGAGCCTAAAATTAAAGAATTGCATACGTTATTACCGTCTCCAACCCAGGCAAGCTTTAACCCTTTGAGTTCTCGCTTTCTCTCCTTTATTGTGAGCAGATCTGCTATTATCTGGCATGGATGTTCTAAGTCATCTAGCGCATTTATTACAGGAATACTTGCGTATTTAGCAAGCTCAACCGCAGTTTTATGTGAAAATGTTCTTACAGCAATAGCATTTACCCACAAAGAGAGATTTTGAGCTATGTCTTTAACACTTTCCCTTTTACCAATTTGAATATCTTGAGGAGCTAAATAGATCGCGTCACCGCCGAGCTGCTTCATTGCTAACTCTAAACTCACGCGAGTTCTTAAAGAAGGTTTCTCAAATAATAGCGCTAAAGTTTTGTTTTTTAATTTTTCTGTTTTTCTCCTTTTCAACTGCTTAGCAATTTCTAAAATCTCAAGTAAATCTTCTTTCACGTCAAGTACTGAAAGCAGATCCCTTTTCATAATCATAGAATTAGCTAGAGGGAGTAAAGCCTTTTCGCTCAAAGCTCTACCTTTCCTCTAGCTCTTCGCCGCCATAAAACACTTGTTGAATAGCACTGTACAAATCTTCCATTCCAAAAAAATTCACTGAAGAAATTGGAGTGAATGTTTTATAAGCGCTTAGCCCTTCAAATACTTTAAAAAGCTCTATACTGAGCTGTTTCTGCATGGAAGGCTCTTGCGCTATAGCCTCTTCTAATAGCTGGTAAGGCTCTTCAACCCATTTTTTCATTCTATCAAGTTCTTCTTCCTTCAGCAAGTCGCATTTACTCAATAAATTCACAGCTGGAACTGCAAACCTAAACTGGACTGTTGCGCTAAGCATTACCTGAGAAACGAAGCCAGCCGGCGTTCTAGCGAGCAAAGGGTCGAAAAGATAGGCTATTAAAGGATTACCACCTAACTTTTCAACTATCTGTTTACTACTCTCTCTAAAAGCGAAAAGCTCAATTTGGCCTGGGGTATCAATTATAAAATAGTCGCATTCGTAGCCCTCAAGCTCTTTCTTTAGCCCTT contains:
- a CDS encoding type IV pilin, which produces MKINEKEAVSPVIGVILMVAITVVLAAIVYLWVVGFFGRVKTAPPMSATLSTYASGHQIEIKSVPVEGGGVSPAGIQYVLKDAAGKLLGNGTLAEIYSKYGASGVMFRDVSQDGLVSGGDVIWIKDNAHGGLATPGSTFQLVHTPSGQGWYLVNL
- a CDS encoding radical SAM protein; protein product: MYDPIKLSAKIEKLVVKGNERKYYRFRPARWYGGIVTGDVIGCNLYCAFCWFSDIAREKPQLVGRFYSPDSAFSIIDTIAKKRKYSQIRLSGGEPTIGGEHLLELLRLIDKTEYSFILETNGLLIGYDKNYAQSLAQFKNLHARVSFKGTNEQEFSYLTGARPEFFSLQLKALENLLNTKVSFHPAVMISFSKPENFDKLKLKFSEISQELAESVEIEELILYSHVAKRLEKKGVKWRTSYKPNRVPRELV
- the argF gene encoding ornithine carbamoyltransferase — translated: MKRDLLSVLDVKEDLLEILEIAKQLKRRKTEKLKNKTLALLFEKPSLRTRVSLELAMKQLGGDAIYLAPQDIQIGKRESVKDIAQNLSLWVNAIAVRTFSHKTAVELAKYASIPVINALDDLEHPCQIIADLLTIKERKRELKGLKLAWVGDGNNVCNSLILGSALVGIEMSIATPKGYEPNVEILRKAKRLFAKIELTTIPQHAVKNADIVYTDTWVSMGMEAERELREKVFQPYQVNSKLLAHAKKDCIVMHCLPAHRGYEITNDVIDGRNSVVLEQAENRLHAQKAILLKLLK
- a CDS encoding ATP/GTP-binding protein — encoded protein: MAVLLYLVGTAGSGKSYLTHTFTRWMELNKYYAVPVNLDPGAEALPYNPEIDIRDLLSLTQVMEEYSLGPNAAQIVCADLLVLKIEGLKKELEGYECDYFIIDTPGQIELFAFRESSKQIVEKLGGNPLIAYLFDPLLARTPAGFVSQVMLSATVQFRFAVPAVNLLSKCDLLKEEELDRMKKWVEEPYQLLEEAIAQEPSMQKQLSIELFKVFEGLSAYKTFTPISSVNFFGMEDLYSAIQQVFYGGEELEER